From Tachysurus fulvidraco isolate hzauxx_2018 chromosome 10, HZAU_PFXX_2.0, whole genome shotgun sequence, one genomic window encodes:
- the klf13 gene encoding Krueppel-like factor 13, producing the protein MEHLAAECLVSMSSRAIVHGPKGNREIRPETAAAPRNGEETKEALVKDNSSLFVVARILADFNQQSPTNFAEQAKTKDESAPPTPTREDGNSATPTAVPADSALKQRGKRWRARTEQESPQKKHKCHYSGCEKVYGKSSHLKAHLRTHTGERPFPCTWPDCSKKFARSDELARHYRTHTGEKKFGCPLCDKRFMRSDHLMKHARRHSDFQPAMLKRQQGGSGPLNVASSTRPGSLSDYSRSDASSPTLSPTLSPANSP; encoded by the exons ATGGAACATTTAGCAGCAGAGTGCCTTGTGTCTATGTCCAGCCGTGCAATTGTTCACGGTCCTAAAGGGAACAGGGAGATCCGACCCGAAACTGCGGCTGCACCAAGGAATGGAGAAGAGACCAAGGAAGCGCTTGTGAAGGACAACTCTTCTCTTTTTGTCGTGGCACGAATTCTGGCGGATTTCAATCAGCAGAGCCCCACTAATTTCGCCGagcaggcaaaaacaaaagacGAGAGCGCACCACCAACCCCAACGCGAGAGGATGGAAACTCTGCCACACCTACCGCCGTCCCTGCCGACTCTGCCCTTAAACAAAGAGGCAAGCGATGGAGGGCTCGTACTGAACAGGAGTCCCCGCAGAAAAAGCACAAATGCCACTATTCTGGCTGCGAAAAAGTTTATGGCAAATCGTCACATCTCAAAGCTCACCTAAGGACACATACAG gAGAACGACCCTTCCCGTGCACCTGGCCCGACTGCAGTAAGAAATTTGCTCGCTCGGATGAGTTGGCACGCCATTACCGCACACATACAGGAGAAAAGAAGTTCGGCTGCCCACTGTGTGACAAGCGCTTCATGCGGAGCGACCACCTGATGAAGCATGCTCGCCGCCACTCCGACTTTCAGCCAGCCATGCTGAAGAGGCAGCAAGGAGGCAGCGGCCCGTTGAACGTAGCGAGCAGCACACGGCCCGGATCGCTGAGCGACTACAGCCGCTCGGATGCCTCCAGCCCCACACTCAGCCCCACACTCAGCCCAGCCAACTCGCCTTAA